The following coding sequences are from one Dromaius novaehollandiae isolate bDroNov1 chromosome 22, bDroNov1.hap1, whole genome shotgun sequence window:
- the UBTF gene encoding nucleolar transcription factor 1 isoform X7, with translation MNGEAECPTDLEMTAPKNQDRWSQEDMLTLLECMRNNLPSNDGSKFKTTESHLDWEKVAFKDFSGEMCKMKWMEISNEVRKFRTLTELIMDAEEHVKNPYKGKKLKKHPDFPKKPLTPYFRFFMEKRAKYAKLHPEMSNLDLTKILSKKYKELPEKKKMKYIQDFQREKQEFERNLARFREDHPDLIQNAKKSDVPEKPKTPQQLWYNHEKKIYLKVRPDEIMRDYIQKHPELNLSEEGITRSTLTKAERQLKDKFDGRPTKPPPNSYSLYCAELMANMKDVPSTERMVLCSQQWKLLSQKEKDAYHKKCDQKKKDYEIELLRFLESLPEEEQQRVLGEEKMLGSNRKGATSPASKKSSPETGKASSEKPKRPISAMFIFSEEKRKQLQEERPELSESELTRLLARMWNDLSEKKKAKYKAREAAMKAQSEKKHGSDKEERGKLPESPKTAEEIWQQSVIGDYLARFKNDRGKALKAMEATWNSMEKKEKLMWIKKAAEDQKRYERELSEMRAPPCSTNSKKMKFQGEPKKPPMNGYQKFSQELLSNGELNHLPLKERMVEIGSRWQRISQGQKDHYKKLAEEQQKQYKVHLDIWLKSLSPQERAAYKEHTSNKRKSIGKIRGPNPKMKPTMQSKSESEDDDDEEEEDDDDEDDDDDDDDNGDSSEEGGDSSESSSEEESEDGDENDEDEDDEDEDDEDDNDSEGSSSSSSSSGDSSDSDSN, from the exons ATGAACGGCGAAGCCGAGTGCCCTACGGACCTGGAGATGACAGCTCCCAAAAACCAAG ACCGCTGGTCTCAGGAGGACATGCTGACCCTGCTGGAGTGCATGAGGAACAACCTGCCTTCCAACGACGGCAGCAAGTTCAAAACCACCGAGTCCCACCTGGACTGGGAGAAGGTGGCTTTCAAGGACTTCTCGGGGGAGATGTGCAAGATGAAGTGGATGGAGATTTCCAACGAG GTGAGGAAGTTTCGGACCCTGACGGAGCTCATCATGGACGCTGAAGAGCACGTCAAGAACCCTTACAAGGGCAAAAAGCTCAAG AAACACCCCGACTTCCCCAAGAAGCCCCTGACGCCCTACTTCCGCTTCTTCATGGAGAAGCGGGCCAAGTACGCCAAGCTGCACCCCGAGATGAGCAACCTGGATCTCACCAAGATCCTGTCCAAGAAGTACAAGGAGCTTCCCGAGAAGAAAAAG ATGAAATACATCCAGGACTTCCAGCGAGAGAAGCAGGAGTTTGAGAGGAACCTGGCGCGGTTCAG GGAAGACCACCCGGACCTCATCCAGAACGCCAAGAAATCCGACGTCCCCGAGAAACCCAAGACCCCCCAGCAGCTGTGGTACAACCACGAGAAGAAGATCTACTTGAAAGTGCGTCCAGAT GAGATCATGCGCGACTACATCCAGAAGCACCCCGAGCTGAACCTCAGCGAGGAGGGCATCACCCGCTCCACCCTCACCAAGGCCGAGCGGCAGCTCAAGGACAAGTTTGACGGACGACCCACCAAGCCGCCTCC GAACAGCTACTCCCTGTACTGCGCGGAGCTGATGGCCAACATGAAAGACGTGCCCAGCACCGAGCGGATGGTGCTGTGCAGCCAGCAGTGGAAGCTGCTCTCCCAGAAGGAGAAGGATGCGTACCACAAAAAGTGCGATCAG aaaaagaaagactacGAGATCGAGCTGCTCCGCTTcctggag AGCCTGCccgaggaggagcagcagcgggTGCTAGGCGAGGAGAAGATGCTGGGCAGCAACCGGAAAGGGGCGACGAGTCCCGCGTCCAAAAAGTCCTCGCCGGAGACCGGCAAG GCCAGCTCGGAGAAGCCCAAGCGGCCCATCTCGGCCATGTTCATCTTCTCGGAGGAGAAGcggaagcagctgcaggaggagcgGCCGGAGCTGTCGGAGAGCGAGCTGACCCGGCTCCTGGCCCGCATGTGGAACGACCTCTCCGAGAAAAAGAAG GCCAAGTACAAGGCGCGGGAGGCGGCTATGAAGGCGCAGTCGGAGAAGAAGCACGGCTCGGACAAGGAGGAGCGCGGGAAGCTGCCCGAGTCTCCCAAGACGGCCGAGGAGATCTGGCAGCAGAGCGTCATCGGAGACTACCTGGCTCGCTTCAAG AACGACCGGGGCAAGGCGCTGAAGGCCATGGAGGCCACCTGGAACAGCATGGAGAAGAAGGAGAAGCTGATGTGGATCAAGAAAGCGGCGGAGGATCAGAAGCGATACGAG AGGGAGCTGAGCGAGATGCGGGCCCCGCCGTGCTCCACCAACTCCAAGAAGATGAAGTTCCAGGGAGAGCCCAAGAAACCCCCCAT GAACGGTTACCAGAAGTTCTCCCAGGAGCTGCTCTCCAACGGGGAGCTGAACCACCTGCCGCTGAAGGAGCGCATGGTGGAGATCGGCAGCCGCTGGCAGCGCATCTCCCAGGGCCAGAAGGACCACTACAAGAAGCTGGCCgaggagcagcagaagcagtacAAGGTGCACCTCGACATCTGGCTCAAG AGCCTGTCGCCCCAGGAGCGGGCCGCCTACAAGGAGCACACCTCCAAC AAACGCAAGAGCATAGGGAAGATCCGGGGCCCCAACCCCAAGATGAAGCCGACGATGCAGTCCAAGTCG GAGTCTGAGGACGACGAcgacgaggaagaggaggatgacgACGAtgaagatgacgacgacgacgacgacgacaaCGGCGACTCGTCGGAGGAAGGCGGCGACTCGTCCGAGTCGAGCAGCGAGGAGGAGAGCGAGGACGGGGACGAG AACGACGAGGACGAGGATGATGAGGACGAGGACGACGAGGACGACAACGACTcggagggcagcagcagctcctcctcctcctcgggggaCTCGTCCGACTCCGACTCCAACTGa
- the UBTF gene encoding nucleolar transcription factor 1 isoform X3 has product MNGEAECPTDLEMTAPKNQDRWSQEDMLTLLECMRNNLPSNDGSKFKTTESHLDWEKVAFKDFSGEMCKMKWMEISNEVRKFRTLTELIMDAEEHVKNPYKGKKLKKHPDFPKKPLTPYFRFFMEKRAKYAKLHPEMSNLDLTKILSKKYKELPEKKKMKYIQDFQREKQEFERNLARFREDHPDLIQNAKKSDVPEKPKTPQQLWYNHEKKIYLKVRPDEIMRDYIQKHPELNLSEEGITRSTLTKAERQLKDKFDGRPTKPPPNSYSLYCAELMANMKDVPSTERMVLCSQQWKLLSQKEKDAYHKKCDQKKKDYEIELLRFLESLPEEEQQRVLGEEKMLGSNRKGATSPASKKSSPETGKASSEKPKRPISAMFIFSEEKRKQLQEERPELSESELTRLLARMWNDLSEKKKAKYKAREAAMKAQSEKKHGSDKEERGKLPESPKTAEEIWQQSVIGDYLARFKNDRGKALKAMEATWNSMEKKEKLMWIKKAAEDQKRYERELSEMRAPPCSTNSKKMKFQGEPKKPPMNGYQKFSQELLSNGELNHLPLKERMVEIGSRWQRISQGQKDHYKKLAEEQQKQYKVHLDIWLKSLSPQERAAYKEHTSNKRKSIGKIRGPNPKMKPTMQSKSESEDDDDEEEEDDDDEDDDDDDDDNGDSSEEGGDSSESSSEEESEDGDECECRVRQQSQSFAPVQRRSERAGWRWGHNPCPCLVLASRQNDEDEDDEDEDDEDDNDSEGSSSSSSSSGDSSDSDSN; this is encoded by the exons ATGAACGGCGAAGCCGAGTGCCCTACGGACCTGGAGATGACAGCTCCCAAAAACCAAG ACCGCTGGTCTCAGGAGGACATGCTGACCCTGCTGGAGTGCATGAGGAACAACCTGCCTTCCAACGACGGCAGCAAGTTCAAAACCACCGAGTCCCACCTGGACTGGGAGAAGGTGGCTTTCAAGGACTTCTCGGGGGAGATGTGCAAGATGAAGTGGATGGAGATTTCCAACGAG GTGAGGAAGTTTCGGACCCTGACGGAGCTCATCATGGACGCTGAAGAGCACGTCAAGAACCCTTACAAGGGCAAAAAGCTCAAG AAACACCCCGACTTCCCCAAGAAGCCCCTGACGCCCTACTTCCGCTTCTTCATGGAGAAGCGGGCCAAGTACGCCAAGCTGCACCCCGAGATGAGCAACCTGGATCTCACCAAGATCCTGTCCAAGAAGTACAAGGAGCTTCCCGAGAAGAAAAAG ATGAAATACATCCAGGACTTCCAGCGAGAGAAGCAGGAGTTTGAGAGGAACCTGGCGCGGTTCAG GGAAGACCACCCGGACCTCATCCAGAACGCCAAGAAATCCGACGTCCCCGAGAAACCCAAGACCCCCCAGCAGCTGTGGTACAACCACGAGAAGAAGATCTACTTGAAAGTGCGTCCAGAT GAGATCATGCGCGACTACATCCAGAAGCACCCCGAGCTGAACCTCAGCGAGGAGGGCATCACCCGCTCCACCCTCACCAAGGCCGAGCGGCAGCTCAAGGACAAGTTTGACGGACGACCCACCAAGCCGCCTCC GAACAGCTACTCCCTGTACTGCGCGGAGCTGATGGCCAACATGAAAGACGTGCCCAGCACCGAGCGGATGGTGCTGTGCAGCCAGCAGTGGAAGCTGCTCTCCCAGAAGGAGAAGGATGCGTACCACAAAAAGTGCGATCAG aaaaagaaagactacGAGATCGAGCTGCTCCGCTTcctggag AGCCTGCccgaggaggagcagcagcgggTGCTAGGCGAGGAGAAGATGCTGGGCAGCAACCGGAAAGGGGCGACGAGTCCCGCGTCCAAAAAGTCCTCGCCGGAGACCGGCAAG GCCAGCTCGGAGAAGCCCAAGCGGCCCATCTCGGCCATGTTCATCTTCTCGGAGGAGAAGcggaagcagctgcaggaggagcgGCCGGAGCTGTCGGAGAGCGAGCTGACCCGGCTCCTGGCCCGCATGTGGAACGACCTCTCCGAGAAAAAGAAG GCCAAGTACAAGGCGCGGGAGGCGGCTATGAAGGCGCAGTCGGAGAAGAAGCACGGCTCGGACAAGGAGGAGCGCGGGAAGCTGCCCGAGTCTCCCAAGACGGCCGAGGAGATCTGGCAGCAGAGCGTCATCGGAGACTACCTGGCTCGCTTCAAG AACGACCGGGGCAAGGCGCTGAAGGCCATGGAGGCCACCTGGAACAGCATGGAGAAGAAGGAGAAGCTGATGTGGATCAAGAAAGCGGCGGAGGATCAGAAGCGATACGAG AGGGAGCTGAGCGAGATGCGGGCCCCGCCGTGCTCCACCAACTCCAAGAAGATGAAGTTCCAGGGAGAGCCCAAGAAACCCCCCAT GAACGGTTACCAGAAGTTCTCCCAGGAGCTGCTCTCCAACGGGGAGCTGAACCACCTGCCGCTGAAGGAGCGCATGGTGGAGATCGGCAGCCGCTGGCAGCGCATCTCCCAGGGCCAGAAGGACCACTACAAGAAGCTGGCCgaggagcagcagaagcagtacAAGGTGCACCTCGACATCTGGCTCAAG AGCCTGTCGCCCCAGGAGCGGGCCGCCTACAAGGAGCACACCTCCAAC AAACGCAAGAGCATAGGGAAGATCCGGGGCCCCAACCCCAAGATGAAGCCGACGATGCAGTCCAAGTCG GAGTCTGAGGACGACGAcgacgaggaagaggaggatgacgACGAtgaagatgacgacgacgacgacgacgacaaCGGCGACTCGTCGGAGGAAGGCGGCGACTCGTCCGAGTCGAGCAGCGAGGAGGAGAGCGAGGACGGGGACGAG TGTGAATGCCGCGTAAGGCAGCAGAGTCAAAGCTTTGCACCGGTGCAACGGAGGTCAGAGCGTGCTGGATGGCGCTGGGGCCACAACCCGTGTCCGTGCCTTGTGCTCGCCAGCCGACAG AACGACGAGGACGAGGATGATGAGGACGAGGACGACGAGGACGACAACGACTcggagggcagcagcagctcctcctcctcctcgggggaCTCGTCCGACTCCGACTCCAACTGa
- the UBTF gene encoding nucleolar transcription factor 1 isoform X6 → MNGEAECPTDLEMTAPKNQDRWSQEDMLTLLECMRNNLPSNDGSKFKTTESHLDWEKVAFKDFSGEMCKMKWMEISNEVRKFRTLTELIMDAEEHVKNPYKGKKLKKHPDFPKKPLTPYFRFFMEKRAKYAKLHPEMSNLDLTKILSKKYKELPEKKKMKYIQDFQREKQEFERNLARFREDHPDLIQNAKKSDVPEKPKTPQQLWYNHEKKIYLKVRPDATTKEVKESLGKQWSQLSDKKRLKWIHKALEQRKEYEEIMRDYIQKHPELNLSEEGITRSTLTKAERQLKDKFDGRPTKPPPNSYSLYCAELMANMKDVPSTERMVLCSQQWKLLSQKEKDAYHKKCDQKKKDYEIELLRFLESLPEEEQQRVLGEEKMLGSNRKGATSPASKKSSPETGKASSEKPKRPISAMFIFSEEKRKQLQEERPELSESELTRLLARMWNDLSEKKKAKYKAREAAMKAQSEKKHGSDKEERGKLPESPKTAEEIWQQSVIGDYLARFKNDRGKALKAMEATWNSMEKKEKLMWIKKAAEDQKRYERELSEMRAPPCSTNSKKMKFQGEPKKPPMNGYQKFSQELLSNGELNHLPLKERMVEIGSRWQRISQGQKDHYKKLAEEQQKQYKVHLDIWLKSLSPQERAAYKEHTSNKRKSIGKIRGPNPKMKPTMQSKSESEDDDDEEEEDDDDEDDDDDDDDNGDSSEEGGDSSESSSEEESEDGDEILSVVSAPFAPV, encoded by the exons ATGAACGGCGAAGCCGAGTGCCCTACGGACCTGGAGATGACAGCTCCCAAAAACCAAG ACCGCTGGTCTCAGGAGGACATGCTGACCCTGCTGGAGTGCATGAGGAACAACCTGCCTTCCAACGACGGCAGCAAGTTCAAAACCACCGAGTCCCACCTGGACTGGGAGAAGGTGGCTTTCAAGGACTTCTCGGGGGAGATGTGCAAGATGAAGTGGATGGAGATTTCCAACGAG GTGAGGAAGTTTCGGACCCTGACGGAGCTCATCATGGACGCTGAAGAGCACGTCAAGAACCCTTACAAGGGCAAAAAGCTCAAG AAACACCCCGACTTCCCCAAGAAGCCCCTGACGCCCTACTTCCGCTTCTTCATGGAGAAGCGGGCCAAGTACGCCAAGCTGCACCCCGAGATGAGCAACCTGGATCTCACCAAGATCCTGTCCAAGAAGTACAAGGAGCTTCCCGAGAAGAAAAAG ATGAAATACATCCAGGACTTCCAGCGAGAGAAGCAGGAGTTTGAGAGGAACCTGGCGCGGTTCAG GGAAGACCACCCGGACCTCATCCAGAACGCCAAGAAATCCGACGTCCCCGAGAAACCCAAGACCCCCCAGCAGCTGTGGTACAACCACGAGAAGAAGATCTACTTGAAAGTGCGTCCAGAT GCCACCACGAAGGAGGTGAAAGAGTCGCTGGGCAAGCAGTGGTCTCAACTCTCGGATAAAAAGAGGCTGAAATGGATTCATAAGGCCCTGGAACAGCGGAAGGAGTACGAG GAGATCATGCGCGACTACATCCAGAAGCACCCCGAGCTGAACCTCAGCGAGGAGGGCATCACCCGCTCCACCCTCACCAAGGCCGAGCGGCAGCTCAAGGACAAGTTTGACGGACGACCCACCAAGCCGCCTCC GAACAGCTACTCCCTGTACTGCGCGGAGCTGATGGCCAACATGAAAGACGTGCCCAGCACCGAGCGGATGGTGCTGTGCAGCCAGCAGTGGAAGCTGCTCTCCCAGAAGGAGAAGGATGCGTACCACAAAAAGTGCGATCAG aaaaagaaagactacGAGATCGAGCTGCTCCGCTTcctggag AGCCTGCccgaggaggagcagcagcgggTGCTAGGCGAGGAGAAGATGCTGGGCAGCAACCGGAAAGGGGCGACGAGTCCCGCGTCCAAAAAGTCCTCGCCGGAGACCGGCAAG GCCAGCTCGGAGAAGCCCAAGCGGCCCATCTCGGCCATGTTCATCTTCTCGGAGGAGAAGcggaagcagctgcaggaggagcgGCCGGAGCTGTCGGAGAGCGAGCTGACCCGGCTCCTGGCCCGCATGTGGAACGACCTCTCCGAGAAAAAGAAG GCCAAGTACAAGGCGCGGGAGGCGGCTATGAAGGCGCAGTCGGAGAAGAAGCACGGCTCGGACAAGGAGGAGCGCGGGAAGCTGCCCGAGTCTCCCAAGACGGCCGAGGAGATCTGGCAGCAGAGCGTCATCGGAGACTACCTGGCTCGCTTCAAG AACGACCGGGGCAAGGCGCTGAAGGCCATGGAGGCCACCTGGAACAGCATGGAGAAGAAGGAGAAGCTGATGTGGATCAAGAAAGCGGCGGAGGATCAGAAGCGATACGAG AGGGAGCTGAGCGAGATGCGGGCCCCGCCGTGCTCCACCAACTCCAAGAAGATGAAGTTCCAGGGAGAGCCCAAGAAACCCCCCAT GAACGGTTACCAGAAGTTCTCCCAGGAGCTGCTCTCCAACGGGGAGCTGAACCACCTGCCGCTGAAGGAGCGCATGGTGGAGATCGGCAGCCGCTGGCAGCGCATCTCCCAGGGCCAGAAGGACCACTACAAGAAGCTGGCCgaggagcagcagaagcagtacAAGGTGCACCTCGACATCTGGCTCAAG AGCCTGTCGCCCCAGGAGCGGGCCGCCTACAAGGAGCACACCTCCAAC AAACGCAAGAGCATAGGGAAGATCCGGGGCCCCAACCCCAAGATGAAGCCGACGATGCAGTCCAAGTCG GAGTCTGAGGACGACGAcgacgaggaagaggaggatgacgACGAtgaagatgacgacgacgacgacgacgacaaCGGCGACTCGTCGGAGGAAGGCGGCGACTCGTCCGAGTCGAGCAGCGAGGAGGAGAGCGAGGACGGGGACGAG ATACTGAGTGTGGTCTCGGCTCCGTTTGCGCCAGTGTGA
- the UBTF gene encoding nucleolar transcription factor 1 isoform X8, with protein sequence MNGEAECPTDLEMTAPKNQDRWSQEDMLTLLECMRNNLPSNDGSKFKTTESHLDWEKVAFKDFSGEMCKMKWMEISNEVRKFRTLTELIMDAEEHVKNPYKGKKLKKHPDFPKKPLTPYFRFFMEKRAKYAKLHPEMSNLDLTKILSKKYKELPEKKKMKYIQDFQREKQEFERNLARFREDHPDLIQNAKKSDVPEKPKTPQQLWYNHEKKIYLKVRPDATTKEVKESLGKQWSQLSDKKRLKWIHKALEQRKEYEEIMRDYIQKHPELNLSEEGITRSTLTKAERQLKDKFDGRPTKPPPNSYSLYCAELMANMKDVPSTERMVLCSQQWKLLSQKEKDAYHKKCDQKKKDYEIELLRFLESLPEEEQQRVLGEEKMLGSNRKGATSPASKKSSPETGKASSEKPKRPISAMFIFSEEKRKQLQEERPELSESELTRLLARMWNDLSEKKKAKYKAREAAMKAQSEKKHGSDKEERGKLPESPKTAEEIWQQSVIGDYLARFKNDRGKALKAMEATWNSMEKKEKLMWIKKAAEDQKRYERELSEMRAPPCSTNSKKMKFQGEPKKPPMNGYQKFSQELLSNGELNHLPLKERMVEIGSRWQRISQGQKDHYKKLAEEQQKQYKVHLDIWLKVSAAPGPRRRGRLSREVRGVVSAHQPSLQPPSPARVFHAFKLKKYL encoded by the exons ATGAACGGCGAAGCCGAGTGCCCTACGGACCTGGAGATGACAGCTCCCAAAAACCAAG ACCGCTGGTCTCAGGAGGACATGCTGACCCTGCTGGAGTGCATGAGGAACAACCTGCCTTCCAACGACGGCAGCAAGTTCAAAACCACCGAGTCCCACCTGGACTGGGAGAAGGTGGCTTTCAAGGACTTCTCGGGGGAGATGTGCAAGATGAAGTGGATGGAGATTTCCAACGAG GTGAGGAAGTTTCGGACCCTGACGGAGCTCATCATGGACGCTGAAGAGCACGTCAAGAACCCTTACAAGGGCAAAAAGCTCAAG AAACACCCCGACTTCCCCAAGAAGCCCCTGACGCCCTACTTCCGCTTCTTCATGGAGAAGCGGGCCAAGTACGCCAAGCTGCACCCCGAGATGAGCAACCTGGATCTCACCAAGATCCTGTCCAAGAAGTACAAGGAGCTTCCCGAGAAGAAAAAG ATGAAATACATCCAGGACTTCCAGCGAGAGAAGCAGGAGTTTGAGAGGAACCTGGCGCGGTTCAG GGAAGACCACCCGGACCTCATCCAGAACGCCAAGAAATCCGACGTCCCCGAGAAACCCAAGACCCCCCAGCAGCTGTGGTACAACCACGAGAAGAAGATCTACTTGAAAGTGCGTCCAGAT GCCACCACGAAGGAGGTGAAAGAGTCGCTGGGCAAGCAGTGGTCTCAACTCTCGGATAAAAAGAGGCTGAAATGGATTCATAAGGCCCTGGAACAGCGGAAGGAGTACGAG GAGATCATGCGCGACTACATCCAGAAGCACCCCGAGCTGAACCTCAGCGAGGAGGGCATCACCCGCTCCACCCTCACCAAGGCCGAGCGGCAGCTCAAGGACAAGTTTGACGGACGACCCACCAAGCCGCCTCC GAACAGCTACTCCCTGTACTGCGCGGAGCTGATGGCCAACATGAAAGACGTGCCCAGCACCGAGCGGATGGTGCTGTGCAGCCAGCAGTGGAAGCTGCTCTCCCAGAAGGAGAAGGATGCGTACCACAAAAAGTGCGATCAG aaaaagaaagactacGAGATCGAGCTGCTCCGCTTcctggag AGCCTGCccgaggaggagcagcagcgggTGCTAGGCGAGGAGAAGATGCTGGGCAGCAACCGGAAAGGGGCGACGAGTCCCGCGTCCAAAAAGTCCTCGCCGGAGACCGGCAAG GCCAGCTCGGAGAAGCCCAAGCGGCCCATCTCGGCCATGTTCATCTTCTCGGAGGAGAAGcggaagcagctgcaggaggagcgGCCGGAGCTGTCGGAGAGCGAGCTGACCCGGCTCCTGGCCCGCATGTGGAACGACCTCTCCGAGAAAAAGAAG GCCAAGTACAAGGCGCGGGAGGCGGCTATGAAGGCGCAGTCGGAGAAGAAGCACGGCTCGGACAAGGAGGAGCGCGGGAAGCTGCCCGAGTCTCCCAAGACGGCCGAGGAGATCTGGCAGCAGAGCGTCATCGGAGACTACCTGGCTCGCTTCAAG AACGACCGGGGCAAGGCGCTGAAGGCCATGGAGGCCACCTGGAACAGCATGGAGAAGAAGGAGAAGCTGATGTGGATCAAGAAAGCGGCGGAGGATCAGAAGCGATACGAG AGGGAGCTGAGCGAGATGCGGGCCCCGCCGTGCTCCACCAACTCCAAGAAGATGAAGTTCCAGGGAGAGCCCAAGAAACCCCCCAT GAACGGTTACCAGAAGTTCTCCCAGGAGCTGCTCTCCAACGGGGAGCTGAACCACCTGCCGCTGAAGGAGCGCATGGTGGAGATCGGCAGCCGCTGGCAGCGCATCTCCCAGGGCCAGAAGGACCACTACAAGAAGCTGGCCgaggagcagcagaagcagtacAAGGTGCACCTCGACATCTGGCTCAAGgtgagcgccgcgccggggccccgaCGCCGGGGCCGGCTGTCCCGGGAG GTGCGCGGGGTGGTCTCTGCTCACCAACCATCCCTGCAACCCCCCTCTCCAGCCCGCGTTTTTCATGCTTTCAAACTTAAAAAATACCTATAG